The segment CGGCCTCGATGTCGAGGGGGACGGCCGCCATGGGCAGCACCCGACCCCGTGCCCCGAGCAGGTCTCCGACCAGGTCGAGGCCGGCCACGTGGTCGTCGAGGATGTCCCAGATGGCGGCGATCAGCAGGTTGCCGACGGCGTGCTCGTTCAGGGCGCCGCCGCTCTGGAACCGGTGCTGCAGCACCGTGGCCCACTGACGCCCCCACTGGTCGTCGGCGCAGAGGGCCGCCAGGGCCATGCGCAGGTCACCGGGAGGAAGCACGCCGAGCTCCTCGCGGAGCCGACCGGACGAACCGCCGTTGTCGGCCACGGTGACGATGCCGGTCAGCCGGGTGTGCAGCAGCCGGAGGGCCGACAGGCTGGCCGCCAGCCCGTGACCGCCCCCGAGGGCGACGACCCTCACGCCGCCGTTCGGGGCGGTCGGTGACGTGGGTGCGGCCGACCCGCTCACTCGCGCCCCAGGTCGCGGTGCACCACGAGGGTCCGGACCCCGTGGGACCTCAAGCGCTCCGCGAACGCCTCCGACATGGCCACGCTGCGGTGCCGCCCGCCGGTGCAGCCGATCGCGATCGTGAGGAACCGCTTGTCCTCGTGGAGGAAGCCGTCCGTCAGCATGTCCACGAGGTTCTCGTAGGCGGCGAGGAACTCCGGGGCCTTCGGCTGGCTGAGCACGTAGTCGCTCACCGGCGCGTCGAGCCCGCTCAGCGGTCGCAGCTCGTCGACCCAGTAGGGGTTCGGCAGGAAGCGCATGTCGGCGACCATGTCGGCGTCGATGGGGATGCCGTACTTGAAGCCGAACGACATGACGGACGCACGCAGACCCGTGGCCCCCGGCTCCTCGAAGGCGGCCTGCACCCGGCGGGCGAGCTGGTGGACGTTGAGGTTCGAGGTGTCGACGACGATGTCGGCCCGGCCACGGACGGCACG is part of the Aeromicrobium sp. Leaf245 genome and harbors:
- the rapZ gene encoding RNase adapter RapZ, translating into MTPLTTFVLVTGMTGAGRGTAAKALEKLGYYVIDNLPARMIEGAVDAAEGADVARLAVVVDSRSGAFYSGLVDALESLRERGIRARVLYLEAADEVLVRRQEAARRPHPLSMEGRLLDGFDRERELLRAVRGRADIVVDTSNLNVHQLARRVQAAFEEPGATGLRASVMSFGFKYGIPIDADMVADMRFLPNPYWVDELRPLSGLDAPVSDYVLSQPKAPEFLAAYENLVDMLTDGFLHEDKRFLTIAIGCTGGRHRSVAMSEAFAERLRSHGVRTLVVHRDLGRE